One segment of Thunnus thynnus chromosome 19, fThuThy2.1, whole genome shotgun sequence DNA contains the following:
- the LOC137171167 gene encoding drebrin-like protein B, with product MAVNLSKNGPALIAAYKEVVDGKSNTNWALFTYEGNSNDIRLAEKGDGGLEEMVEELSSGKVMYAFCRVQDPNSGLPKYVLINWTGEGVKDSRKGLCANHVSSIANFLKGAHVTINARGEQDVEPETILSKVAKASGANFNFHKQTQEYRDAPRGPVGSVYRKVNAVEEIQQINKDDFWVKAQRDEEVRRQEESKRAELERQTLERERREMEEKQTKEREKRAKERALQIEQDKIYQKQREEEEREKEQQRLNQQEKENKKTGINSAASVQKANEAKSLISQRSFNPRDVFKQREQNSEVNRQSPAESRPGKLQSPFLSQKSLEGETPLQPQYPASNAPAVTPLTPVLPASPVSPVSPASPELSHSPAAAVSPTPAETAASPVPAADAAYTEEEEWSDEFDDDADEATQDEFPAEEDVYEAPQSAVIEEDLYENVYEQTPTTGDVNTESSGQNISARALYDYQAVDDTEITFDPDDIITQIDMVDEGWWRGYGPDGHYGMFPANYVELL from the exons ATGGCAGTGAATCTGAGTAAGAACGGTCCTGCACTCATAGCTGCTTATAAAGAAGTGGTGGACGGCAAGTCAAACACAAACTG ggcGCTGTTTACTTATGAAGGGAACAGTAATGATATCCGTCTGGCAGAAAAAGGAG ACGGTGGATTAGAGGAGATGGTGGAGGAGTTGAGCAGTGGGAAGGTGATGTACGCCTTCTGTCGCGTCCAGGACCCCAATTCTGGTCTGCCCAAATATGTCCTCATAAACTGG ACAGGTGAAGGTGTGAAGGACTCTCGGAAAGGATTATGTGCCAATCATGTGAGCTCAATAGCCAACTTCCTAAAG GGAGCCCATGTGACTATAAACGCCCGGGGAGAGCAGGACGTGGAGCCAGAGACCATCTTGTCAAAGGTGGCCAAAGCGTCTGGAGCCAACTTTAACttccacaaacaaacacaagaataCAGAGACGCACCCAGAGGACCTGTG GGTTCAGTCTATCGGAAAGTCAACGCTGTGGAGGAAATTCAACAAATCAACAAAGACGACTTCTGGGTCAAAGCTCAG AGGGACGAGGAGGTTCGTCGACAGGAGGAGAGCAAGCGAGCGGAGCTGGAGAGGCAAACgctggagagggagaggagggagatggaggagaagcagacgaaggagagggagaagagagcgAAGGAGAGAGCTCTGCAGATTGAACAGGACAA gatTTATcagaagcagagagaagaagaagaaagagagaaagagcagcagcGACTG AAccagcaagaaaaagaaaacaagaaaaccgGCATCAACTCTGCTGCATCTGTGCAGAAAGCAAAC GAGGCCAAATCACTGATATCTCAGAGATCATTCAATCCCAGAGACGTCTTCAAGCAGCGAGAGCAGAACTCTGAGGTCAACAGACAGTCTCCTGCTGAGTCCAGACCCg ggaAGCTGCAGAGTCCGTTTTTGTCTCAGAAATCCTTGGAGGGAGAAACTCCGCTGCAGCCTCAGTATCCGGCCTCCAACGCTCCAGCTGTGACCCCCCTGACCCCCGTCTTACCCGCCTCACCCGTCTCACCCGTCTCACCTGCCTCACCTGAGCTGTCTCACTCACCTGCTGCAGCTGTCTCACCTACACCAGCAGAGACGGCAGCCTCACCTGTTCCAGCTGCAG ATGCTGCttacacagaagaagaggagtggTCAGATGAGTTTGATGATGATGCAGATGAAGCGACACAAG ATGAATTCCCAGCTGAAGAAGATGTGTATGAAGCACCACAATCAGCGGTGATAGAGGAGGATCTGTATGAAAATGTCTACGAACAAACACCAACA ACTGGAGACGTTAACACAGAGAGCAGTGGACAGAACATCTCTGCCAGAGCTCTGTATGACTACCAGGCTg TTGATGACACT
- the LOC137170669 gene encoding tripartite motif-containing protein 16-like produces MEQKGDQLDRETFSCSICLDLLKDPVTISCGHSYCMRCIKGFWDEEEQRKIYSCPQCRQTFTSRPVLGKNTMLAALVEQLKKTGLQAAPADHCYAGPEDVACDFCTGRKLKAIKSCLQCLVSYCEKHLQPHFESTKFKKHKLVDPSEKLQENICSRHDEVMKMFCRTDQQSICYLCSVDEHKGHDTVSAAAERTERQRELEVSRQNIQQRIQDREKDVKLLQQEVEAVSRSANKAVEDSEKIFTELIRLIQKRSSDVKQQIRSQQENEVSRVKELQEKLEQEITELKRKDAELKQLSHTEDHNQFLHNYPSLSQLSASTDSSSINIRPLRYFEDVTAAVSELRDQLQDILREKWTNISLTVTEVDVLLSEPEPKTRAGFLKYSREITLDPNTAHTLLLSEGNRKVEVMSQQQSYPRHPDRFTGWVQVLSRESLTGRCYWEVEWRGRGVSVAVAYKNISRAQNSHECGFGRNDKSWALYCGANSSSFWFNNISTPVSGPGSSRVGVYLDHRAGILSFYRVSKTMTLLHRVQTTFTQPLYAGLWLKAIGDTAELCKLK; encoded by the coding sequence atggagCAGAAAGGAGATCAGCTGGACAGAGAAACCTTCTcttgttcgatctgtctggatctactgaaggatccggtgactatttcctgtggacacagctactgcatgagaTGTATTAAAGGCttctgggatgaagaggagcagaggaagatctacagctgccctcagtgcagacagaccttcacatcgaggcctgtcctggggaaaaacaccatgttagcagctttagtggagcagctgaagaagactggactccaagctgctcctgctgatcactgctatgctggacctgaagatgtggcctgtgatttctgcactgggaggaagctgaaagccatcaagtcctgtctgcagtgtctcgtctcttactgtgagaaacacctccagCCTCACTTTGAAtcaactaaatttaaaaaacacaagctggtcgacccctcagagaagctccaggagaacatctgctctcgtcatgatgaggtgatgaagatgttctgccgtactgatcagcagagtatctgttatctctgttctgtggatgaacataaaggccacgacacagtctcagctgcagcagaaaggactgagaggcagagagagctcgaggtgagtcgacaaaacatccagcagagaatccaggacagagagaaagatgtgaagctgcttcaacaggaggtggaggccgtcagtcgctctgctaataaagcagtggaggacagtgagaagatcttcactgagctgatccgtctcatccagaaaagaagctctgatgtgaagcagcagatcagatcccagcaggaaaatgaagtgagtcgagtcaaagagcttcaggagaagctggagcaggagatcactgagctgaagaggaaagacgctgaactgaagcagctctcacacacagaggatcacaaccagtttctacacaactacccctcactgtcacaactcagtgcatctacagactcatccagcatcaatatccgtcctctgagatactttgaggatgtgacagcagctgtgtcagagctcagagatcaactacaggacatcctgagggagaaatggacaaacatctcactgacagtgactgaagtggacgttttactgtcagaaccagaacccaagaccagagctggattcttaaaatattcacgtgaaatcactctggatccaaacacggcacacacactgctgttatctgaggggaacagaaaagtaGAAGTAATGAGTCAACAACAGTCTTATCCtcgtcacccagacagattcactggaTGGGttcaggtcctgagtagagagagtctgactggacgttgttactgggaggtggagtggagagggagaggagttagtgtagcagtcgcatacaagaatatcagcagagcacaAAACTCGCATGAATGTGGATTTGGACGTAATGACAAATCTTGGGCTTTATATTGTGGCGCTAACAGTTCTTcattttggttcaacaacatCTCAACTCCGgtctcaggtcctggttcctccagagtaggagtgtacctggatcacagagcaggtattctgtccttctacagagtctctaaaaccatgactctcctccacagagtccagaccacattcactcagcctctctatgctggactttggCTTAAAGCTATTGGAgacacagctgagttgtgtaaactcaaatag
- the LOC137170668 gene encoding tripartite motif-containing protein 16-like — protein MEQKGDQLDRETFSCSICLDLLKDPVTISCGHSYCMRCIKGFWDEEDQRKIYSCPQCRQTFTSRPVLGKNTMLAALVEQLKKTGLQAAPADHCYAGPEDVACDFCTGRKLKALKSCLVCLVSYCEKHLQPHFESTKFKKHKLVDPSEKLQENICSLHDEVMKMFCRTDQQIICYLCPVEEHKGHDTVSAAAERTERQKELEVSRQNIQQRIQDREKDVKLLQREVEAVSRSADKAVEDSEKIFTELIHLLQKRSSDVKQQIRSQQETEVSRVKELQEKLEQEITELKRKDAELKQFSHTEDHIQFLHNYPSLSQLSAPTDSSSINIRPLRYFEDVTAAVSELRDQLQDVLREKWTNISLTVTEVDVLLPQPEPKTRAGFLKYSREITLDPNTAYPLLLLSEGNRKAKRMSQQQSYSSHPDRFTGEVQVLSRESLTGRCYWEVEWRGGGVCVAVAYKNISRAGGSDECGFGRNDKSWALYCNTNSSSFRFNNISTRVSSLGSSRVGVYLDHSAGILSFYSISETMTLLHRVQTTFTQPLYAGHRLNYSIGDTAELCKLK, from the coding sequence atggagcagaaaggagatcagctggaccgagaaaccttctcttgttcgatctgtctggatctactgaaggatccagTGACTATttcctgtggacacagctactgcatgagaTGTATTAAAGGCTTCTGGGATGAAGAagatcagaggaagatctacagctgccctcagtgcagacagaccttcacatcgaggcctgtcctggggaaaaacaccatgttagcagctttagtggagcagctgaagaagactggactccaagctgctcctgctgatcactgctatgctggacctgaagatgtggcctgtgatttctgcactgggaggaagctgaaagccctcaagtcctgtcttGTGTGTCTCGTCTCTTACTGCGAGAAACACCTCCAGCCTCACTTTGAAtcaactaaatttaaaaaacacaagctggtcgacccctcagagaagctccaggagaacatctgctctcttcatgatgaagtgatgaagatgttctgccgtactgatcagcagattatctgttatctctgcccTGTGGaggaacataaaggccacgacacagtctcagctgcagcagaaaggactgagaggcagaaagagctcgaggtgagtcgacaaaacatccagcagagaatccaggacagagagaaagatgtgaagctgcttcaacggGAAGtggaggccgtcagtcgctctgctgataaagcagtggaggacagtgagaagatcttcactgagctgatccatctcctccagaaaagaagctctgatgtgaagcagcagatcagatcccagcaggaaactgaagtgagtcgagtcaaagagcttcaggagaagctggagcaggagatcactgagctgaagaggaaagacgctgaactgaagcagttctcacacacagaggatcacatccagtttctacacaactacccctcactgtcacaactcagtgcacctacagactcatccagtatcaatatccgtcctctgagatactttgaggatgtgacagcagctgtgtcagagctcagagatcaactacaggacgtcctgagggagaaatggacaaacatctcactgacagtgactgaagtggatGTTTTACTGCCAcaaccagaacccaagaccagagctggattcttaaaatattcacgtgaaatcacactggatccaaacacagcataCCCACtgctgttattatctgaggggaacagaaaagcaaaacGAATGAGTcaacaacagtcttattctagtcacccagacagattcactggaGAGGttcaggtcctgagtagagagagtctgactggacgttgttactgggaggtggagtggagagggggaggagtttgtgtagcagtcgcatacaagaatatcagcagagcaggaggcTCGGATGAATGTGGATTTGGACGTAATGACAAATCTTGGGCTTTATATTGTAACACTAACAGTTCTTCATTCAGGTTCAACAACATCTCAACTCGCGTCTCAAGTCttggttcctccagagtaggagtgtacctggatcacagtgcaggtattctgtccttctacagcatctctgaaaccatgactctcctccacagagtccagaccacattcactcagcctctctatgctggacatCGGCTTAATTATTCTATTGGAgacacagctgagttgtgtaaactcaaatag